In Nitratiruptor sp. YY09-18, a single window of DNA contains:
- a CDS encoding response regulator transcription factor, which produces MHRSILYVEDDILFGETIEEFLIQSGYEVVWVRSFEAAMQESYQREYDLFLLDIKLPDGDGVAILESFRKNNINTPTIFLTSKQDALKQSFREGADDFLTKPVDLEELLLRIEAVMRRAGKSQKFQIGDVTCDLESLTLQKGDETYILQSKEAKLLELLWQRRGKVVSKEEIFEELWSDADPSDGALRVYIARLKNIFGKERISNIRGVGYRLEA; this is translated from the coding sequence ATGCATAGGTCTATCTTGTATGTGGAGGATGATATACTCTTTGGAGAGACTATAGAAGAGTTTTTGATTCAAAGCGGTTATGAAGTAGTCTGGGTGCGCTCATTTGAGGCTGCAATGCAGGAGAGTTATCAAAGAGAGTATGACCTTTTTTTACTTGATATTAAGCTTCCAGATGGAGATGGTGTAGCCATTTTAGAATCTTTTCGCAAAAATAACATTAATACACCTACAATTTTTCTTACAAGTAAACAAGATGCACTCAAACAAAGCTTCAGGGAAGGTGCAGACGATTTTTTGACAAAACCTGTGGATTTGGAAGAGTTATTGTTGCGTATTGAGGCAGTTATGCGCCGAGCTGGCAAAAGTCAAAAATTTCAGATAGGTGATGTGACATGTGACCTTGAATCTTTGACACTGCAAAAAGGTGATGAAACTTATATACTTCAAAGCAAGGAGGCAAAACTTCTGGAACTTTTATGGCAAAGAAGGGGAAAAGTTGTGAGTAAAGAAGAGATTTTTGAAGAGCTTTGGAGTGATGCAGATCCAAGCGATGGGGCTTTGCGCGTCTATATTGCCAGACTCAAAAATATTTTTGGCAAAGAGAGAATCAGTAATATTCGTGGGGTAGGATACAGGCTTGAAGCCTAG
- the pyrC gene encoding dihydroorotase — translation MQLTLQSPLDMHLHLRDNQMLKTVAPLSAASFAGALVMPNLIPPITTKQMVQEYKERILEAIDDEVFKPYMTLFFRPEYDYEFLEQVKDDILAIKLYPAGITTNSEDGVDNFSVDALAPTLEAMSELGIPLCVHGETNGFVMDREAEFIPIYERIAKRFPDLTIIMEHITTKDAVDALMRYENLYATITLHHLYITLDDVAGGLLQPHLFCKPIAKRPEDRMALRKVAFMAHEKVMFGSDSAPHPRDKKEAPGCAAGVFTAPIALPALAQLFEAAGVLENLQKFVSDNAQKIYAITPPQKEVRLIKEPFTVPQSYNDVVPMFAGKELTWRVDA, via the coding sequence ATGCAATTAACGCTCCAATCTCCACTTGATATGCATCTGCATCTGCGTGATAACCAGATGCTCAAAACTGTTGCTCCCTTAAGTGCCGCTAGTTTTGCTGGTGCTCTTGTAATGCCAAATCTCATTCCACCGATTACGACCAAACAGATGGTGCAAGAATATAAAGAGCGTATCCTAGAGGCAATCGATGATGAGGTATTTAAGCCATATATGACTCTCTTTTTTAGACCAGAGTATGACTATGAGTTTTTGGAGCAGGTCAAAGATGATATCCTTGCTATTAAACTCTACCCTGCAGGAATTACTACAAATAGTGAAGATGGCGTAGATAATTTTAGTGTAGATGCACTCGCACCAACACTTGAAGCTATGAGTGAGCTTGGCATTCCTCTATGTGTTCACGGAGAGACCAATGGCTTTGTGATGGATAGAGAAGCCGAATTTATACCTATTTATGAGCGCATTGCCAAAAGATTTCCAGATCTTACGATTATCATGGAACATATCACTACAAAAGATGCAGTAGATGCATTGATGCGTTATGAAAATCTCTATGCTACTATCACACTCCACCATCTCTATATTACTCTTGATGATGTAGCTGGAGGACTTTTACAGCCACATCTATTCTGTAAACCAATAGCTAAGAGACCAGAAGATCGTATGGCTTTGCGCAAAGTAGCTTTTATGGCACATGAGAAGGTGATGTTTGGGAGTGATAGTGCTCCACATCCAAGAGACAAAAAGGAGGCTCCCGGCTGTGCAGCCGGAGTGTTTACGGCACCAATTGCCCTGCCTGCTTTGGCACAGCTTTTTGAAGCAGCAGGAGTGCTTGAGAATTTACAAAAATTTGTGAGTGATAATGCACAAAAAATTTACGCTATCACTCCTCCGCAAAAAGAGGTGCGGCTCATTAAAGAGCCTTTTACAGTTCCACAAAGCTATAATGATGTAGTACCGATGTTTGCGGGCAAAGAGTTGACTTGGAGAGTGGATGCATAG
- a CDS encoding phosphomannomutase/phosphoglucomutase: MAKTVFREYDIRGIFAKELDEAMTKKIGYFLAKKVPGEYIAVGYDARAHSPTLFGWLTSGINAAGKRVLGMGMVPTGVNYFSNYQTFMINDQKVTPSASVMITGSHNPPEYNGFKITVDKKPFFGSDIYTLGEEVLGSNIVIPDREDFYPINAKERYIAYMLENFAHLQNFGQKIAIDCGNGVAGIVVEPILQNLGIMYEGLYCEPDGRFPNHHPDPSEEENLRDLEQIMKQKNISLGFAFDGDADRIAVLTQQHNFKGDELAIVFAKTMQNPTVIGEVKCSQVMYDEINKIGKAIMYKTGHSNLKVKIAQTSADFAAEVSGHLFFNDRYYGYDDAIYAMLRVLELVYRGVDLDAEVASLPKVYNTPEIKIHTSEETKFAIIEKLKEALIAPPTDFPKMQDIIDVDGVRIMFDEGWALVRASNTTPVLVTRFEAKSPELAKLYQQKTIELLKKVAHAINAPIST; the protein is encoded by the coding sequence ATGGCTAAGACTGTTTTCCGTGAATATGATATTCGAGGAATTTTTGCCAAAGAGCTTGATGAAGCAATGACAAAAAAAATAGGGTATTTTTTGGCTAAAAAGGTACCTGGAGAGTATATTGCGGTCGGCTATGACGCACGGGCTCATTCACCGACACTTTTTGGGTGGCTAACCAGTGGTATCAATGCAGCAGGGAAGAGAGTGCTTGGCATGGGAATGGTGCCTACAGGCGTTAACTATTTTAGCAATTATCAAACATTTATGATAAATGACCAAAAGGTAACGCCCAGTGCTTCGGTGATGATTACGGGTTCTCATAATCCACCTGAATATAATGGTTTCAAAATCACAGTAGATAAAAAACCTTTTTTTGGAAGTGATATTTATACACTAGGTGAAGAAGTACTTGGCAGTAATATTGTTATCCCAGACAGAGAAGACTTTTATCCTATTAATGCGAAAGAGCGCTATATCGCATATATGCTGGAAAATTTTGCGCATTTACAAAATTTTGGACAAAAAATTGCTATCGATTGTGGTAATGGTGTAGCCGGTATTGTGGTTGAACCAATTTTGCAAAATCTTGGTATTATGTATGAGGGGCTCTATTGTGAGCCAGACGGTAGATTTCCCAATCACCATCCAGACCCAAGTGAGGAAGAAAATCTCCGAGATTTAGAGCAAATAATGAAACAAAAAAATATATCTCTTGGCTTTGCTTTTGATGGGGATGCAGACCGTATTGCAGTGCTAACGCAGCAGCACAATTTCAAAGGAGATGAACTAGCGATTGTTTTTGCGAAAACAATGCAAAATCCAACAGTCATAGGTGAAGTAAAATGCTCACAGGTAATGTATGATGAGATAAATAAAATTGGCAAAGCGATTATGTATAAAACAGGCCATAGCAATCTCAAAGTCAAAATTGCTCAGACCAGTGCTGATTTCGCAGCAGAAGTGAGCGGACATCTCTTTTTTAACGATCGCTACTATGGATATGATGATGCAATATATGCAATGCTAAGAGTACTTGAGCTTGTATATAGGGGAGTTGATCTTGATGCAGAAGTAGCCTCACTTCCAAAGGTCTATAATACACCAGAAATTAAGATCCATACCAGCGAAGAGACAAAGTTTGCCATTATAGAGAAACTTAAAGAAGCCCTTATAGCTCCGCCAACAGATTTTCCTAAAATGCAGGATATTATAGATGTAGATGGTGTAAGAATTATGTTTGATGAGGGTTGGGCACTTGTGAGAGCATCCAATACTACCCCTGTACTTGTGACACGATTTGAAGCCAAAAGCCCAGAACTTGCAAAACTTTATCAACAAAAAACAATAGAACTTCTCAAAAAGGTAGCTCATGCAATTAACGCTCCAATCTCCACTTGA
- a CDS encoding TrkH family potassium uptake protein has translation MDLHSLKNITKFLSTIGLVLSLFLAIPSITGLIYHESIKAYLIFNLLFFLFHYLIFSLLWKHPAQMSIKEGIFAVNLVWILLGVGGGIGLYLTSHITPAQAFFEAISGFTTTGATIYNDIESLSHTTLMLRSLYHWLGGMGIIVLGVGLLTIINPTGSLTLFKAESTGVTLEKLTPKIKDTAKRLWAVYVALTVADTLLLYLGGMNLFDAINHAFSTISTGGFSTKNASLGFWQNNSFILWITTVFMFLSGINFIAHLKAFSKDFSGYRSEEVVWYTVIFVFLSVALSLTHIFIGHDNLFHAVTHSFFTISSIITTTGFASTDYGQWSSVAIAIIFIPMFIGANAGSTAGGVKVIRYVVLLKNLGAQIKQILHPNAVIGVYIDGQRVRSKVLGSVSGFFFIYFLTTLLCSFYLFAKGYDYLTAMSAAIAVIGNIGPGFGHVGPADNFTIFSDFDKVLLAFFMIIGRLEFYTFIILFSREFWKKF, from the coding sequence GTGGATTTACACTCTCTAAAAAATATTACAAAATTTCTCTCAACTATTGGGCTTGTACTCTCACTCTTTTTAGCAATTCCTTCTATTACTGGACTTATCTATCATGAATCGATTAAAGCCTATCTTATTTTCAATCTATTATTTTTCCTTTTTCATTATCTGATTTTTTCGTTGCTTTGGAAGCACCCAGCCCAGATGAGTATAAAAGAGGGTATCTTTGCAGTTAATCTGGTATGGATACTTCTTGGAGTTGGAGGTGGAATAGGACTTTATCTTACGTCCCATATTACCCCTGCTCAGGCTTTTTTTGAAGCGATTAGTGGATTTACTACTACAGGGGCTACTATCTATAACGATATAGAATCACTCTCCCATACTACTTTAATGCTGCGCAGTCTCTATCACTGGCTGGGAGGTATGGGGATAATAGTTTTGGGAGTTGGACTTCTTACAATTATAAATCCTACAGGATCTCTTACACTCTTTAAAGCTGAATCGACAGGAGTAACTCTAGAAAAGCTTACACCTAAAATCAAAGATACAGCCAAGAGACTCTGGGCAGTTTATGTAGCTTTAACAGTTGCAGATACGCTTTTGCTCTATCTAGGAGGCATGAATCTTTTTGATGCGATCAATCATGCATTCTCCACAATATCTACGGGCGGTTTTTCTACTAAAAATGCAAGCCTAGGTTTTTGGCAAAATAATAGCTTTATTTTATGGATTACAACAGTTTTTATGTTTTTAAGTGGTATTAACTTCATTGCTCACCTCAAAGCATTTTCCAAAGATTTTAGCGGGTATAGGAGCGAGGAGGTTGTCTGGTATACAGTAATATTTGTATTTCTCTCAGTTGCTTTGAGCCTTACGCATATATTCATAGGTCATGATAATCTCTTCCATGCCGTCACTCACTCCTTTTTTACTATTTCATCTATCATTACTACCACAGGTTTTGCTTCCACAGATTATGGGCAGTGGTCGAGTGTGGCAATAGCTATTATTTTCATTCCTATGTTCATCGGAGCCAATGCCGGAAGTACGGCAGGTGGTGTCAAAGTGATACGCTATGTGGTACTTCTCAAAAACCTTGGTGCACAAATCAAGCAGATCCTCCATCCCAACGCAGTCATAGGTGTTTATATCGATGGGCAAAGAGTCCGTAGCAAAGTTCTTGGAAGTGTCAGTGGCTTTTTCTTTATCTATTTTCTTACTACTTTGCTTTGCTCATTCTATCTCTTTGCTAAAGGGTATGACTATCTTACTGCTATGAGTGCAGCAATCGCAGTAATTGGCAATATTGGTCCAGGTTTTGGTCATGTGGGACCGGCAGATAATTTCACAATCTTTAGCGATTTTGATAAAGTGTTGTTAGCATTTTTTATGATTATAGGAAGGCTAGAGTTTTATACTTTTATTATTCTCTTTTCGCGAGAGTTTTGGAAGAAATTTTAA
- a CDS encoding NAD-binding protein, translating to MDIIIAGAGRVGFKLAQTLSIKHNIIIIDKNQDALSRLTESIDVMPLFGNIEDPDTYKSLMEREYDIFIAVTDNDEANLISTLIADDAINVKKKIIRLRNPFFAKSSIAKKIGIHEAVFPFIAAASSIKLLLNYPKANNVKNFIFTPFTLVSVVVDEPQYTTMEELCTKDTIVVGIERNKKFLIPAKNEKIEQNDLLYLFGDKERIKELCNGLNRHAPKQIKKIAIFGAELLGLEIAKAFLEEKVELKIIETDPELCKRASEVLQNRATVINSRYIEHAIFEEENVKSADMIISTSSDDEDNIIRCLEAKEYGVKKSVAVNNDMEFYSLMHKLGIVAVRGPKMSAYYSILEKIASSLVISERHYCGGRGTIFMRKIFPNSHLIDQKIKPLALDDARFYIIRDGEIKPLEQKTTLKALDVIAVFSKSYLEERIKKWIYTL from the coding sequence ATGGATATTATAATTGCTGGAGCAGGGAGAGTAGGGTTTAAGTTAGCACAAACTCTCTCAATCAAGCACAACATCATTATAATAGATAAAAATCAAGATGCTCTCTCAAGGCTTACTGAATCTATCGATGTGATGCCTCTTTTTGGCAACATTGAAGATCCAGATACCTACAAATCGCTTATGGAGCGAGAGTATGATATATTTATCGCTGTAACAGATAATGACGAAGCCAATCTCATCTCCACACTCATTGCAGATGATGCGATCAATGTCAAAAAGAAAATCATACGTCTGCGCAACCCATTCTTTGCGAAGAGCTCCATTGCCAAAAAGATAGGAATACATGAAGCAGTTTTTCCTTTTATCGCAGCTGCAAGCTCAATCAAACTTTTGCTTAATTATCCAAAGGCAAATAATGTTAAAAATTTCATTTTTACTCCATTTACCCTCGTTTCAGTGGTTGTAGACGAGCCGCAATATACCACTATGGAAGAGCTTTGTACAAAAGATACGATTGTCGTGGGGATTGAACGCAACAAAAAGTTTCTCATCCCAGCAAAGAATGAAAAAATTGAGCAAAATGATCTTTTGTACCTTTTTGGGGATAAAGAGCGCATCAAAGAGTTGTGCAATGGGCTCAATCGCCATGCTCCAAAGCAGATAAAAAAGATAGCGATTTTTGGAGCTGAGCTTTTGGGACTAGAGATTGCAAAGGCCTTTTTGGAAGAGAAGGTGGAGCTCAAAATCATTGAGACTGATCCAGAGTTATGCAAGCGTGCTTCAGAAGTGTTGCAAAATAGGGCGACTGTCATTAACAGCCGCTACATTGAGCACGCTATTTTTGAAGAGGAGAATGTCAAAAGTGCTGATATGATAATCTCAACCAGTAGCGATGATGAAGACAATATCATACGCTGCCTCGAGGCAAAAGAGTATGGCGTCAAAAAGAGCGTAGCTGTCAATAACGATATGGAGTTTTACTCTTTGATGCACAAGCTTGGCATCGTTGCAGTACGAGGGCCTAAAATGAGTGCCTACTATTCTATTTTAGAAAAGATTGCATCAAGCCTAGTAATATCCGAGCGTCACTATTGTGGCGGAAGAGGAACGATTTTTATGCGCAAAATCTTTCCAAACTCTCACCTTATTGATCAAAAGATCAAGCCTCTTGCTCTTGATGATGCACGGTTTTACATTATCCGTGATGGCGAAATCAAGCCTTTGGAGCAAAAAACCACTCTCAAAGCTTTGGATGTAATAGCAGTATTTTCAAAATCTTATCTAGAGGAGAGGATTAAAAAGTGGATTTACACTCTCTAA
- a CDS encoding ABC transporter permease, translating into MIRSFIVTFIKEILTFLRIPLLVLAVLYFFTLDVYIAGAGIAVKPRNVTIGYVDYTGGGVSQKILSHFHTPEFKKPKAFLNERNLRKAIFNKDIMVGIIFDREFAKNYAQGKKATINVLLDSTAAAQSFITLSYLQNIILEFQKLHLPVELKTHKLFNQNADTHMFISLAELLSVITLLSVILTAMVFVKEKEDGTWDLMLLMPVDAKIIILAKSLSQVVINLIGTIISVGFVILWAFDTPMNGSFWAFVLLSFFYILSSAGIGLFIAAVARDIMQVAQLAILIMMPIIFLSGAWTPIYAMHPILQKLSLFSPLRYYIEGAESIFFRGTSFVDLWPYFAGVMLLGILLYYYGFKKIGKLF; encoded by the coding sequence ATGATACGCTCCTTTATAGTCACTTTTATCAAAGAGATACTCACTTTTTTGCGAATTCCGCTATTGGTTTTGGCTGTGCTTTATTTTTTTACTCTCGATGTCTATATTGCTGGGGCTGGCATAGCGGTAAAACCAAGAAATGTAACGATTGGTTATGTAGACTATACCGGTGGTGGAGTAAGCCAAAAGATCCTTTCACATTTTCATACGCCAGAGTTTAAAAAACCAAAAGCATTTTTAAATGAGCGAAATCTTCGCAAAGCAATATTTAACAAAGATATTATGGTAGGCATTATTTTTGATAGAGAATTTGCCAAAAACTATGCTCAAGGTAAAAAAGCAACCATCAATGTGCTTTTAGACTCTACTGCTGCAGCGCAAAGCTTCATAACGCTTAGTTACTTGCAAAATATCATTTTGGAATTTCAAAAACTGCATCTACCAGTTGAGCTTAAAACCCATAAACTTTTCAATCAAAATGCGGACACGCATATGTTCATATCTCTAGCTGAGCTTCTCTCAGTGATTACGCTCCTAAGTGTCATTCTCACAGCGATGGTTTTTGTGAAAGAGAAAGAGGATGGTACATGGGATCTCATGCTCTTGATGCCTGTGGATGCAAAGATAATAATTTTAGCAAAGAGTCTCTCACAAGTGGTTATCAATCTGATAGGAACGATTATTTCTGTTGGATTTGTAATTCTTTGGGCATTTGATACTCCAATGAATGGCTCTTTTTGGGCTTTTGTGCTTCTTAGTTTTTTCTATATTCTTAGCAGTGCTGGTATTGGGCTTTTCATAGCTGCAGTAGCAAGAGACATTATGCAAGTAGCTCAACTTGCTATTCTCATAATGATGCCAATAATATTTTTGAGTGGTGCTTGGACACCTATTTATGCAATGCATCCAATTTTGCAAAAGCTCTCACTCTTCTCACCTCTTCGCTATTATATTGAAGGAGCGGAGAGTATATTTTTTCGCGGCACTTCATTTGTAGATCTGTGGCCATACTTTGCTGGTGTAATGCTCTTGGGTATTTTACTTTACTACTATGGATTTAAAAAAATTGGAAAGCTTTTTTAG
- a CDS encoding ABC transporter permease codes for MRFRTIYAYMRKEFIELVRTKLIYLVYLVPTMILLLFGYGIRLEVTHARVLLIDNDASKLSAELIGKFEHSKYFAPTLSQVSEQKALRLMKQAKIDAIVIIPSSFEKRLLHGQKSEMGIFVDGSFPMRALTIQSYIEGTILKAAQDIGAKMGLKPKIAINQRTLFNQAMRDEDAIVPGLIGLVLLIAPALLSTLLIVKEKEKGTIFNFYASPLSKSEFLAAKLIPVFLLHSVTIFLLFILALYIFEVPFRGSFFLYWVASELYVLISLSIGLLISIITKRQIVAVVLTVIVTVIPGFLYSGILMPISSMKGESYIEAHLFPVMYYNHIIYDTFLIGQGFASQKNILYLAILVGFFLLYFLVGTLLLKKEMR; via the coding sequence ATGAGATTTCGCACAATCTATGCCTACATGCGCAAAGAGTTTATAGAACTTGTTCGTACAAAACTTATCTATCTGGTCTATCTTGTACCAACAATGATACTCCTTCTCTTTGGATATGGGATACGGCTTGAAGTGACGCATGCAAGAGTGCTACTTATCGATAATGATGCGAGCAAGCTCTCAGCTGAGCTGATAGGAAAATTTGAGCACTCCAAATATTTTGCTCCAACACTCTCTCAAGTGAGTGAGCAAAAGGCCCTGCGCCTCATGAAGCAGGCAAAAATCGATGCAATCGTTATCATCCCAAGCTCCTTTGAAAAGCGCCTGCTCCATGGGCAAAAAAGTGAGATGGGAATTTTTGTGGATGGCTCTTTTCCCATGCGAGCGCTAACCATTCAAAGTTATATAGAAGGAACTATACTCAAAGCTGCCCAAGATATCGGAGCGAAGATGGGTCTCAAGCCAAAAATTGCAATCAACCAGCGCACACTCTTTAACCAGGCAATGCGTGATGAGGATGCGATAGTTCCAGGTCTTATCGGTTTGGTACTTCTGATAGCTCCTGCGCTGCTTTCGACTCTTTTGATTGTCAAAGAGAAAGAGAAAGGCACTATTTTTAATTTTTACGCATCGCCACTTTCAAAGTCTGAGTTTTTGGCTGCAAAATTGATACCCGTATTTCTTTTGCACTCTGTTACTATATTTTTGCTTTTTATCTTAGCACTTTATATCTTTGAAGTCCCCTTTCGAGGAAGTTTCTTCCTCTATTGGGTAGCAAGCGAACTCTATGTGCTCATAAGTCTCTCAATAGGGCTTCTCATCTCTATCATTACAAAGCGCCAGATTGTTGCGGTAGTACTTACTGTTATTGTGACGGTAATTCCTGGATTTTTGTACTCTGGTATCTTGATGCCGATTTCATCGATGAAAGGGGAGTCTTATATCGAAGCACATCTCTTTCCCGTGATGTACTACAACCATATCATTTATGATACATTTCTCATTGGGCAAGGCTTTGCATCGCAAAAAAATATACTCTATCTAGCAATACTTGTAGGATTTTTTCTCCTCTACTTTTTGGTCGGTACACTGCTACTAAAAAAGGAGATGCGATGA
- a CDS encoding ATP-binding cassette domain-containing protein, protein MALLEVKNVTVRYKKRVGIAHASLEAQRGEIVGFIGADGAGKSSLMHAIAGVIPFEGEVRFGDVTYHSPKEAEKIKKDIGLMPQGLGLVLYDTLSVGEHLDFFTDIRSLKKDEKFYAYRQRLLEMAGLAEFTDRLAGNLSGGMRQKLSLICTLLHRPKLLLLDEPTTGVDPLSRLELWEILDNIRKEEGTIALVSTAYMQEAQKMDKVLLFEEGSIIASGKAEELVDSIKEYVYEPTECQECFTIHGKTYSLQPLPAKHKEATLEDIFFVSALQHNKIPPKIEIAERKVAIELPEVVMEARGLTKRFGDFVADDHIDMVLRRGEILGLLGANGAGKTTFIKMLLGLYPIDEGELYLLGKPIKSGQDRQDLKAKIGYVSQRFALYKDLTVRENLIYFANMHQIPPLEALERIERYAHELGFEKFMDDFPTSLPLGVNQRFSVAAALLHEPVVLFLDEPTSGVDAIARAQFWELLKQLKQKWGISILITTHYMSEAEFCDRVVVLKRGKKIVDDRVENLYKKHPEAKSFEDIFLYYYKANQ, encoded by the coding sequence ATGGCGCTCTTAGAGGTTAAGAATGTTACAGTTCGCTACAAAAAGCGCGTAGGTATCGCTCATGCTAGCCTTGAAGCACAAAGAGGAGAGATTGTAGGCTTCATTGGAGCAGATGGAGCTGGCAAAAGTTCGCTTATGCATGCAATTGCTGGAGTGATACCTTTTGAAGGGGAAGTGCGCTTTGGTGATGTGACATACCATTCACCCAAAGAGGCTGAAAAAATCAAAAAAGATATAGGCCTCATGCCGCAAGGCCTGGGACTTGTGCTCTATGATACACTGAGTGTCGGCGAGCATCTCGATTTTTTCACGGATATTAGGAGCCTAAAAAAGGATGAGAAATTTTACGCTTATCGTCAGCGACTTCTTGAAATGGCAGGATTGGCAGAGTTTACAGATAGACTTGCTGGAAATTTGAGTGGTGGGATGCGTCAAAAACTCTCACTTATTTGCACTCTCTTGCATCGGCCAAAACTGCTACTGCTTGATGAGCCAACGACGGGAGTCGATCCCCTCAGCCGTCTTGAGCTTTGGGAAATTCTCGATAATATTCGCAAAGAAGAGGGGACCATTGCACTAGTAAGCACAGCCTATATGCAAGAGGCACAAAAGATGGATAAGGTATTGCTTTTTGAAGAGGGTAGCATCATTGCAAGTGGCAAGGCAGAGGAGTTAGTGGATTCAATTAAAGAGTATGTCTACGAGCCAACAGAGTGCCAAGAGTGCTTTACAATCCATGGGAAGACCTATTCGCTTCAACCCTTGCCAGCAAAGCATAAAGAAGCAACCCTCGAAGATATATTCTTTGTAAGCGCCTTACAGCACAACAAAATCCCTCCAAAGATTGAGATTGCCGAGCGTAAAGTTGCCATTGAGCTTCCAGAAGTGGTCATGGAGGCACGAGGTCTTACGAAGCGTTTTGGTGATTTCGTGGCAGATGATCATATAGATATGGTGCTCAGGCGTGGTGAGATTTTGGGACTGCTTGGAGCAAATGGTGCTGGCAAGACAACATTTATCAAGATGCTTTTGGGGCTTTACCCAATAGATGAAGGTGAGCTCTATCTTTTAGGAAAACCTATTAAAAGTGGGCAAGATAGACAAGATCTCAAGGCAAAAATTGGCTATGTATCCCAGCGCTTTGCTCTGTATAAAGATCTCACAGTGCGAGAAAATCTCATCTACTTTGCCAATATGCACCAAATTCCTCCTCTTGAAGCGCTTGAGCGCATAGAGCGCTATGCCCATGAGTTAGGATTTGAGAAGTTTATGGATGATTTTCCAACCTCTTTGCCTCTAGGAGTCAATCAGCGTTTTTCGGTAGCAGCTGCGCTTTTGCATGAGCCTGTGGTGCTCTTTTTGGATGAGCCAACAAGTGGTGTAGATGCCATTGCAAGAGCGCAGTTTTGGGAACTTTTGAAGCAGCTAAAACAAAAGTGGGGCATTTCGATTCTTATCACCACACACTATATGAGTGAAGCGGAGTTTTGCGATAGAGTCGTAGTGCTTAAGCGTGGGAAAAAGATCGTTGATGATAGAGTTGAAAATCTATACAAAAAGCATCCTGAAGCTAAAAGTTTTGAGGATATATTTCTTTATTATTATAAGGCAAATCAATGA
- a CDS encoding MFS transporter, which yields MKEIDRNVVILGFVSFFTDMATAMINPILPIFVVVVLHEGVDKLGIIVAIATFVSYALRLLSGFISDRYGIVKPLVVSGYALSALSKPLIGFSHSYKSVAALRGAERLGKALRSAPKDVLIASFSKKKSIGKTFGFHKTLDIAGEFTGTLLAFFLLWKLGESGEVFRSIFFFTIIPGLIGLILVIFFVKDVPKKPKSQKFRITAKDKRVIRMLLFYFLFIFFMWSDAFLTLQAKSVGVAVMIIPLLFAISTGTQTLTSYLLGAFIDNVGALKIMAFGFISGIISLVLLFLQRPLLTWIAFAFFGLFTVATLNATRAYIAMQSDNKGSVYGVFYAGVALFGALGAYVCGLLWEHFGMHAALVFSLIGTTALLLLFVGKNYGALRG from the coding sequence ATGAAGGAAATTGACCGCAATGTAGTCATATTGGGCTTTGTAAGCTTCTTTACGGATATGGCTACAGCTATGATCAATCCAATTTTGCCGATTTTTGTGGTAGTGGTGCTTCACGAAGGGGTCGATAAGCTTGGAATTATTGTAGCTATTGCTACCTTTGTCTCGTATGCTCTGCGTCTACTCTCTGGTTTCATTAGCGATCGCTATGGAATTGTCAAGCCTTTGGTTGTGAGTGGATATGCGCTCTCAGCTTTGAGTAAACCTCTCATAGGGTTTTCACATAGCTACAAAAGTGTTGCAGCTTTGAGGGGAGCAGAGCGTCTTGGCAAGGCGTTGCGTAGTGCGCCAAAAGATGTTTTGATAGCAAGTTTTAGTAAGAAAAAGAGTATCGGTAAAACTTTTGGTTTTCATAAGACACTTGATATCGCAGGGGAGTTTACAGGAACGCTTCTTGCCTTTTTTCTTCTGTGGAAACTTGGAGAGAGTGGGGAGGTTTTTCGCTCCATTTTTTTCTTTACCATAATTCCCGGACTCATAGGTCTTATTTTAGTGATATTTTTTGTCAAAGATGTGCCCAAAAAGCCAAAATCCCAGAAGTTTCGCATCACTGCAAAAGATAAGCGTGTTATTAGGATGCTTCTTTTTTATTTTCTCTTTATCTTTTTCATGTGGAGTGATGCTTTTTTGACATTGCAAGCAAAGAGTGTAGGGGTTGCTGTGATGATCATTCCTCTGCTGTTTGCTATCTCTACAGGTACCCAAACGCTTACCAGCTATCTTTTGGGAGCTTTTATTGATAATGTGGGAGCGCTCAAGATCATGGCTTTTGGCTTTATCAGTGGGATTATTTCACTTGTGCTGCTCTTTTTGCAAAGGCCATTGCTTACGTGGATAGCTTTTGCCTTTTTTGGACTCTTTACCGTAGCAACTCTTAATGCCACAAGAGCCTATATAGCCATGCAAAGTGATAATAAAGGTTCAGTCTATGGGGTATTTTATGCAGGAGTCGCTCTCTTTGGAGCGCTTGGTGCTTATGTGTGTGGACTACTTTGGGAGCATTTTGGTATGCATGCCGCTCTTGTTTTCTCACTTATTGGAACTACTGCACTGTTACTGCTCTTTGTAGGGAAAAATTATGGCGCTCTTAGAGGTTAA